In Hevea brasiliensis isolate MT/VB/25A 57/8 chromosome 13, ASM3005281v1, whole genome shotgun sequence, a single genomic region encodes these proteins:
- the LOC131171832 gene encoding cuscuta receptor 1-like produces the protein MRLIKQLLVALVIASLLEGWWSCDGCFENERNALLQLKASFNYPEYMSLSSWGLYTDDCCKWENIHCSSTTGRVSKLSIWRDYLAFEWCFNASLFLPFQELTSLSLRRNYIIDCVENEGFEKLQRLSELEFLDLESNLFNNKSIVSSIGHLSLLKSLNLANNGLESVTDIQG, from the exons ATGAGGCTAATTAAGCAGCTGTTGGTTGCTTTAGTAATAGCTTCATTATTAGAGGGATGGTGGAGCTGTGATGGTTGTTTTGAGAATGAGAGAAATGCTCTTTTGCAACTCAAGGCTTCTTTCAATTATCCTGAATACATGTCACTCTCTTCTTGGGGATTATACACCGATGACTGTTGTAAATGGGAAAATATTCACTGCAGCTCCACCACTGGACGAGTTTCCAAACTCAGTATTTGGCGCGATTATTTGGCCTTTGAATGGTGCTTCAATGCCTCTTTGTTTCTTCCTTTTCAAGAATTGACGAGTCTTAGCTTACGACGCAATTATATTATTGATTGTGTTGAGAATGAAG GTTTTGAAAAATTGCAAAGGCTCAGCGAGTTGGAGTTTCTTGATTTAGAAAGTAACTTGTTCAACAATAAGAGCATTGTATCATCTATTGGCCATCTTTCACTTTTAAAATCATTGAATTTGGCGAACAATGGATTGGAAAGTGTAACTGATATTCAAGGTTAG
- the LOC131172089 gene encoding cuscuta receptor 1-like, producing MTCEGLSGLENLEFLDLSDNNFDKSIIPLLSVFSSLKSLTLIHNKLKNITDFQELDALGNLKVLSLRLNQITKVVDSRDVKIIRNLSSLFLDDNGSIQLELLGAYPFLKTLSLKFNSFKGRIFAQEMGNFSSVEELSLDGSSLDEESFKSLRALPSLKFLSMQGLNADLPSQGLCELKLLQKLDMSNNDLRGTLPLCLANLTSLQLLDLSSNHFIGNISLSPLGTLTSMHTLQLSSNLFRIPISLLPFFNHSKLKHLNCHENEIYADIDVPTLTPKFQLRTLDLSGQGDGGVFPKFFYYQHKLEYVDMSNIKMKGEFPHWLIRNNTKLYILLLANCSLSGPLQLPIHSHVYFSDLDISDNYFNGSIPTEIRVCFPSLNSLDLSGNGLTGGIPSSFGKMSQLTELDLSGNGLTGGIPSSFGKMSQLTELDLSNNHLSGIIPQELIVGCSSLSELILSNNSLHGQIFPKQANCEELIRLLLDGNQFNQSIPFSIINCTRLEVLDVRDNHLFGSIPSWIGNMTSLQILDLSKNNFFGNLPSSFCPPSICEVYLSRNRLQGPLMNAFYNCPSLMILDLGHNNFTRRIPEWIGNFSALTYLLLGYNNLEGKIPIQLCNLTQLRLVDLSNNNLFGHVPPCISIDSNWVRGIQDVDDSFRPYIREQPLEFTTKRISYYFRGRVLKHISGLDLSCNNLTGKIPAELGNLSMIQVLNLSHNSLTGLIPQSFLNLKQIESLDLSYNNLNGKIPQLTQLHWLAVFSVAHNNLSGQTPEMVAQFATFDNSSYEGNPFLCGPPLSKSCFASSMPGVSAKDKKDHKRDDGFMDMDAFYVSFLISYAIVLLTIAAILYVNPYWRRACFSKLGWLQNTELELIAEYTLLLVFVS from the exons ATGACTTGTGAAGGACTATCAGGACTTGAAAATTTGGAGTTTCTTGATTTGTCAGACAACAACTTCGACAAGAGCATCATACCACTTCTAAGTGTATTTTCATCTTTAAAATCTTTAACATTGATCCACAACAAATTGAAAAATATAACTGATTTTCAAG AATTGGATGCTTTGGGCAACTTAAAGGTACTGAGCCTACGACTAAATCAAATTACCAAAGTTGTGGACTCAAGAG ATGTCAAAATCATTAGGAATTTGAGCTCTCTTTTCCTTGATGACAATGGCAGCATTCAGCTAGAATTATTAGGGGCATACCCATTTCTCAAGACCCTTTCTCTAAAGTTTAACAGCTTCAAAGGAAGAATATTTGCTCAAG AGATGGGTAATTTTTCAAGCGTGGAAGAGTTGTCCCTGGATGGTTCCTCATTGGATGAAGAGTCTTTTAAGAGCCTTAGAGCATTGCCCTCTCTTAAATTTTTATCTATGCAAGGCCTCAATGCTGACCTACCTAGTCAAG GTTTATGCGAGTTAAAACTTCTTCAAAAGCTAGATATGAGCAACAATGATCTCAGGGGCACTTTACCTTTATGTCTGGCAAATTTAACATCCCTTCAACTGTTAGATCTATCTTCCAATCACTTCATCGGAAATATCTCCTTATCTCCCCTGGGGACTCTCACATCCATGCATACGTTACAACTTTCAAGCAACCTGTTTCGAATCCCAATCTCTCTTCTGCCGTTCTTCAACCATTCAaagctcaagcacttgaattgtcATGAGAATGAAATATATGCAGATATAGATGTGCCTACTTTGACACCAAAATTTCAACTACGGACCCTAGATTTGTCAGGTCAAGGAGATGGCGGAGTGTTTCCCAAGTTCTTCTACTATCAGCATAAATTAGAATATGTTGATATGTCAAATATTAAAATGAAGGGAGAGTTTCCACATTGGTTGATCAGGAACAACACAAAATTATACATACTTCTCTTGGCCAACTGTTCTCTTTCGGGGCCTCTCCAATTGCCAATTCATTCCCATGTGTATTTTTCAGACTTAGACATCTCTGACAACTACTTCAATGGCTCTATTCCAACAGAAATTAGAGTATGTTTTCCAAGTTTAAATTCTCTAGACTTGTCTGGAAATGGTCTCACTGGTGGCATTCCTTCATCATTTGGCAAAATGAGTCAACTGACAGAATTAGACTTGTCTGGAAATGGTCTCACTGGTGGCATTCCTTCATCATTTGGCAAAATGAGTCAACTGACAGAATTAGACTTGTCCAACAATCATTTGTCAGGCATAATACCCCAAGAGTTGATTGTTGGATGCAGTTCGTTATCTGAGCTCATTCTTTCAAACAATAGTTTGCATGGCCAAATATTCCCAAAACAAGCTAATTGCGAAGAATTGATTCGATTATTGTTGGATGGCAATCAATTCAATCAAAGTATCCCATTTAGCATAATTAATTGCACACGGTTGGAAGTGTTGGACGTGAGAGATAATCACCTCTTTGGCAGCATCCCTAGTTGGATAGGGAATATGACTTCTCTTCAAATCTTGGATCTTTCAAAGAATAATTTCTTTGGAAACCTGCCATCCAGCTTTTGCCCTCCATCGATCTGTGAAGTTTATTTATCAAGAAATAGGCTACAAGGACCATTGATGAATGCATTTTACAATTGTCCTAGTTTAATGATATTGGATCTTGGACACAACAATTTCACTAGAAGAATTCCAGAATGGATTGGCAATTTTTCAGCTTTGACCTATCTTCTTTTGGGTTATAATAATCTTGAAGGTAAAATACCAATTCAGTTGTGCAACTTAACTCAATTAAGGTTGGTTGATCTTTCTAATAATAATCTTTTTGGTCATGTCCCCCCTTGCATAAGCATTGATAGCAATTGGGTTAGGGGAATTCAAGATGTAGATGATAGTTTTAGACCTTATATTAGGGAACAACCTTTGGAGTTTACAACAAAGAGAATATCATATTATTTTCGAGGAAGAGTTCTCAAGCACATCTCAGGACTCGATCTGTCCTGCAACAATTTGACAGGTAAAATTCCTGCTGAATTAGGAAATCTTAGCATGATCCAGGTGTTAAACCTGTCCCATAATAGTTTGACAGGATTGATTCCACAATCATTTTTAAACTTGAAGCAAATTGAGAGCTTGGATCTTTCCTACAATAACTTGAACGGCAAAATCCCTCAACTCACTCAACTACATTGGCTAGCTGTCTTCAGTGTAGCACACAACAATTTATCTGGCCAGACACCTGAGATGGTTGCACAATTTGCGACATTCGACAACAGTAGCTATGAGGGAAACCCTTTCCTTTGTGGACCTCCATTGTCCAAAAGTTGCTTTGCTTCATCAATGCCAGGAGTTTCAGCGAAGGATAAAAAAGATCATAAAAGAGATGATGGCTTTATGGACATGGATGCTTTCTATGTGAGTTTCCTGATTTCTTATGCCATAGTGTTGTTGACCATAGCTGCCATTTTGTACGTAAATCCATATTGGCGAAGAGCATG TTTCAGTAAGCTAGGATGGTTGCAGAATACTGAGCTGGAGCTGATTGCAGAgtatactttattacttgtttttGTCAGTTAG